The following proteins are encoded in a genomic region of bacterium:
- a CDS encoding UbiD family decarboxylase, which translates to MSMAVERGRRTGPYTDLRDWLRAVEAMGEVRRVEGASWEEDIGRITEMLHHTEESPAVLFDAVPGYPRGFRVLVNSLGARRRLAFTLGMDPQLGTLGLIDAWEERLNRIDPVPVREVADGPILENVLEGDAIDLWKFPTPKWHALDGGRYIGTAVANVTRDPDSDWINFGTYRVMIHDRNRCGLYISPGKHGRLHRDKYFARGEAMPVIAMVGMDPILFLASCLEIPLGVSEYEWAGAVKGGPVEVIRGRHTGLPLPAHAEIVIEGFVHPNARLTEGPFGEWTGYYASGSREEPVIDVKAIYHRHDPILLGCPPEKPPYEAHHFRKYLRSGMLRKALKDAGVPGIMGVYCHPVGGCRLLYIVALRQMYPGHAKQAGLLASQVRAGAYLNRMVVVVDEDIDITDLSDVMWAVLTRADPEQDFEILRRCWSGPLDPAIHPDRKGFNSRVIIDATRPWEWKDRFPIPIGPDPDYKRQTRETWGWLLGGDGKPPGR; encoded by the coding sequence ATGAGCATGGCGGTGGAACGCGGCCGCAGGACCGGGCCGTACACGGACCTGCGGGACTGGCTCCGCGCGGTCGAGGCGATGGGGGAGGTCCGGCGCGTCGAGGGCGCGAGCTGGGAAGAGGACATCGGGCGGATCACCGAGATGCTCCATCACACCGAGGAGTCGCCGGCCGTCCTCTTCGACGCCGTCCCCGGCTACCCGCGGGGCTTCCGGGTGCTGGTCAATTCCCTGGGGGCCCGCCGCCGCCTGGCCTTCACGCTGGGGATGGACCCGCAGCTCGGGACGTTGGGCCTCATCGACGCGTGGGAGGAGCGGTTGAACCGGATCGACCCGGTGCCGGTGCGTGAGGTTGCCGACGGCCCGATCTTGGAGAACGTCCTCGAGGGCGACGCCATCGACCTCTGGAAGTTCCCGACCCCCAAGTGGCACGCGCTCGACGGCGGTCGGTATATCGGCACGGCCGTGGCCAACGTCACCCGCGACCCCGACTCGGACTGGATCAACTTCGGCACCTACCGGGTGATGATCCACGATCGGAATCGCTGCGGCCTCTACATCTCCCCCGGGAAGCACGGGCGGCTGCACCGCGACAAATACTTCGCGCGCGGCGAGGCGATGCCCGTGATCGCGATGGTGGGCATGGACCCCATCCTCTTCCTCGCCAGTTGTTTGGAGATCCCGCTGGGGGTGAGCGAGTACGAGTGGGCGGGCGCCGTCAAGGGCGGGCCGGTGGAGGTGATCCGCGGCCGGCACACGGGGCTCCCCCTGCCGGCGCACGCGGAGATCGTGATCGAGGGGTTCGTCCATCCCAACGCGCGCCTCACCGAAGGGCCGTTCGGGGAGTGGACCGGGTACTACGCCAGCGGCAGCCGGGAGGAGCCGGTGATCGACGTGAAGGCGATCTATCACCGCCACGACCCCATTCTGCTGGGGTGCCCGCCCGAAAAGCCGCCGTACGAGGCGCATCACTTCCGCAAGTACCTCCGTTCCGGTATGCTGCGGAAGGCGCTCAAGGATGCCGGCGTCCCGGGGATCATGGGCGTCTACTGCCATCCCGTCGGCGGATGCCGCCTGCTCTACATTGTCGCGCTCCGGCAGATGTATCCCGGGCACGCGAAGCAGGCGGGGCTGCTGGCATCACAGGTGCGCGCCGGAGCCTACCTCAACCGGATGGTGGTCGTCGTCGACGAGGACATCGATATCACCGACCTCAGCGATGTGATGTGGGCCGTGCTCACCCGGGCCGACCCGGAGCAGGACTTCGAGATTCTCCGCCGCTGCTGGAGCGGGCCGCTCGATCCTGCGATCCATCCCGACCGCAAAGGGTTCAATTCGCGGGTGATCATCGACGCCACCCGGCCCTGGGAGTGGAAGGACCGGTTTCCGATCCCGATCGGGCCGGACCCCGACTACAAGCGGCAGACCCGCGAGACCTGGGGCTGGCTCCTCGGCGGCGACGGGAAGCCGCCCGGTCGGTGA
- a CDS encoding ABC transporter ATP-binding protein, which translates to MVKVTDLLKRFQDGRAAVTACDGISFEVPAGRFFTLLGPSGCGKTTTLRSIAGLERPDGGQIELDGAVVYSSRRGIFVPPNRRDVGMVFQSYAIWPHMTVFENVAFPLRVNRAHPRSQLADRVRQALATVRLDGLEQRPATRLSGGQQQRLALARALIREPKLLLLDEPMSNLDAKLREQMRLELRALQRQLGITTIYVTHDQVEALAMSNLVAVLHEGRIVQIGPPREIYERPATRFVSDFIGSTNFVPARVVSPAGGDLFHVLTSCGPLVCAIPDGAAVGREVAVSIRPEDVSIHTQPSDDAWEATVEQVIFLGESMDCRLSSGQVPLRARVHPSVRVRRGDRVFLTFHPERCTAVRPDGGVPA; encoded by the coding sequence ATGGTAAAGGTGACCGACCTCCTCAAACGCTTTCAGGACGGACGGGCCGCGGTCACCGCCTGCGACGGGATCAGCTTCGAGGTGCCGGCGGGTAGGTTCTTCACGCTGTTGGGCCCGTCGGGATGCGGCAAGACCACAACGCTGCGATCGATCGCCGGGCTGGAGCGCCCCGACGGCGGGCAGATCGAGCTCGACGGCGCCGTCGTCTACTCCTCGCGCCGAGGCATTTTCGTGCCGCCCAACCGGCGGGACGTCGGCATGGTGTTTCAATCCTACGCGATCTGGCCGCACATGACCGTGTTCGAGAACGTCGCCTTTCCGCTGCGGGTCAATCGCGCCCACCCGCGATCGCAGCTCGCGGATCGCGTCCGGCAGGCGTTGGCCACCGTCCGGCTGGATGGGCTGGAGCAGCGTCCCGCCACCCGGCTCAGCGGCGGGCAGCAGCAGCGCCTGGCGCTGGCGCGCGCGCTGATCCGGGAGCCCAAGCTGCTGCTGCTGGACGAGCCGATGTCCAACCTGGACGCCAAACTGCGGGAACAGATGCGCCTCGAACTGCGGGCGCTGCAGCGGCAGTTGGGGATCACGACGATCTACGTGACCCACGATCAGGTTGAGGCCCTGGCGATGTCGAACCTTGTGGCGGTCCTGCACGAGGGACGGATCGTGCAGATCGGCCCTCCGCGGGAAATCTACGAGCGCCCGGCCACCCGCTTCGTGAGCGACTTCATTGGGTCGACGAACTTCGTGCCCGCCCGCGTCGTGAGCCCCGCGGGCGGCGACCTGTTCCACGTGCTCACTTCCTGCGGCCCCCTGGTCTGTGCGATTCCAGACGGGGCGGCCGTCGGCCGGGAGGTTGCGGTTTCCATCAGGCCCGAGGACGTGTCCATTCACACCCAGCCGTCCGATGACGCCTGGGAGGCGACGGTCGAGCAGGTGATCTTTCTCGGCGAGAGCATGGACTGCCGTCTCTCCTCGGGCCAGGTCCCGCTCCGCGCGCGCGTCCATCCCTCCGTCCGGGTGCGGAGAGGGGACCGCGTCTTCCTGACGTTCCACCCGGAGCGGTGCACCGCCGTGCGGCCCGACGGAGGGGTCCCGGCCTGA
- a CDS encoding DUF4242 domain-containing protein yields the protein MPKYVIERDVPGAGKLSPQELRAISQKSCGVLNRMGPQIQWVHSYVTDDKIYCVYVAPNEDMVREHARQGGFPANRVAAVKAVIDPTTSEP from the coding sequence ATGCCGAAGTACGTGATCGAGCGCGATGTTCCCGGAGCGGGCAAGCTATCGCCTCAAGAACTTCGGGCCATCTCGCAAAAATCGTGTGGGGTGCTGAACCGGATGGGCCCGCAGATCCAGTGGGTGCACAGCTACGTCACCGACGACAAGATCTACTGCGTGTATGTCGCTCCCAACGAAGACATGGTGCGCGAGCACGCACGGCAGGGTGGGTTTCCCGCCAATCGGGTCGCTGCGGTGAAGGCCGTCATTGACCCCACGACCTCAGAGCCCTAG
- a CDS encoding extracellular solute-binding protein produces the protein MGTPVSVREGTMRRRWGLWVMILAGVALATALPAARAQPDPVAAARQEGRVVVYGSLESPIFEVIQQLFKEKYGIPVEYFRLATNRLLDRVLTEVRAGKPQFDVVLTNLSPMLIMKQAGAFGRYTSPSYAAFPPASLDKDGVLSPPYRAVVISILYNTRLVTADEAPRTLEDLLAPKWKGKIVMPDPTEHITAAIWLANLQSVMGPRYRSFVEGLAGQAVLVDSFDPAMQKIVAGEYPLGLTYVKYVYIMGKQGAPIDYVRLNPMLAEAHHVALGIRPSHPNAARLFIDLFTSRLGLLTLAQAGEFVLVPGIYPPIKDAKTLHLRLMRDLDDQQLRAWRGEFGTFFRH, from the coding sequence GTGGGGACTCCAGTCTCGGTTCGGGAGGGAACCATGCGGCGCCGGTGGGGGCTCTGGGTGATGATCCTGGCGGGGGTCGCGCTGGCGACGGCTCTGCCCGCGGCCCGGGCGCAACCCGATCCCGTCGCCGCCGCCCGGCAGGAGGGGCGCGTCGTCGTCTACGGCTCGCTTGAATCCCCGATCTTCGAGGTTATCCAGCAGCTGTTCAAGGAGAAGTACGGGATTCCCGTGGAGTATTTCCGGTTGGCCACGAACCGGCTTCTGGATCGCGTCCTGACCGAGGTGCGGGCCGGCAAGCCGCAGTTCGATGTCGTCCTCACGAACCTCAGCCCGATGCTGATCATGAAGCAGGCGGGCGCGTTCGGGCGCTACACGTCCCCGTCGTATGCGGCGTTCCCCCCCGCCAGCCTGGACAAGGACGGCGTCCTGTCGCCTCCCTACCGCGCGGTGGTCATCAGCATCCTCTACAACACCCGGCTGGTCACGGCGGACGAGGCGCCGCGGACGCTCGAAGATCTGCTCGCCCCGAAGTGGAAGGGGAAGATCGTCATGCCCGATCCCACCGAGCACATCACCGCGGCGATCTGGTTGGCCAATCTGCAGAGCGTGATGGGGCCACGGTATCGGTCGTTTGTGGAGGGGCTGGCCGGCCAGGCGGTGCTGGTGGATTCGTTCGACCCGGCGATGCAGAAGATCGTCGCCGGCGAGTACCCGTTGGGCTTGACCTACGTGAAGTACGTCTACATCATGGGAAAGCAGGGGGCGCCGATCGACTACGTGCGCCTCAACCCGATGCTCGCGGAAGCCCACCATGTCGCCCTGGGCATCCGGCCGAGCCACCCCAACGCCGCGCGCCTCTTCATCGATCTGTTCACCTCACGCCTGGGGCTGCTCACGCTCGCGCAGGCGGGGGAGTTCGTGCTCGTCCCCGGTATCTACCCCCCGATCAAGGACGCGAAGACGCTCCATCTCCGGCTGATGCGTGATCTGGACGATCAGCAGCTCCGGGCCTGGCGGGGTGAGTTCGGGACGTTCTTCCGGCATTGA
- a CDS encoding cupin domain-containing protein, with translation MADVNGERRIAQEDRLPAEWRKSAYERWLEVEGIPVVNGVAVPDLRGITVAPWPRLEARGAYIRLLGTEDTNNAYILEIPPGRGTAPERHLFEEFYFVVEGRGGCEVWNDAGARQSFEWQTGSLFSIPLNCSHRLHNGSGREPARLLGVTTAPMMMNLIHNTEFLFTCPFDFLDRFDGRQGYFGGEGTLYPGRVWDTNFVADVHRFQLHDWAERGAGGKNVMFEFANNSLCAHISEFPVGTYKKAHRHGPGAHVIILEGEGFSMMWPDGAEDFTDIPWHPGTMFVPPGLWWHQHFNTGPTPARYLAIRWGGAKWKVARYLDIQGVDKSKKDGGNQIEYEDQDLRIHRTFAERCAARHVPVRMDGFSVRV, from the coding sequence ATGGCCGACGTCAACGGGGAACGGCGAATCGCCCAGGAGGATCGGCTGCCGGCAGAGTGGCGCAAGAGCGCGTACGAGCGCTGGCTCGAAGTTGAGGGGATCCCCGTGGTGAACGGCGTCGCCGTCCCGGACCTTCGGGGCATCACCGTCGCGCCGTGGCCGCGGCTGGAGGCGCGCGGGGCGTACATCAGGCTCCTGGGCACCGAGGATACCAACAACGCCTACATTCTGGAAATTCCACCCGGGCGGGGCACGGCCCCGGAGCGGCACCTCTTCGAAGAGTTCTACTTCGTCGTCGAGGGCCGGGGCGGGTGCGAGGTGTGGAACGACGCCGGCGCCCGCCAGTCCTTCGAATGGCAGACCGGCAGCTTGTTCTCGATCCCGCTCAACTGCTCCCACCGGCTGCACAACGGCTCCGGCCGCGAGCCGGCGCGCCTCTTGGGCGTCACGACCGCCCCGATGATGATGAATCTGATCCACAACACCGAGTTTCTCTTCACCTGCCCGTTCGACTTCCTGGACCGCTTCGACGGCCGCCAGGGGTACTTCGGCGGCGAGGGCACGCTGTACCCTGGGCGGGTCTGGGACACCAACTTCGTGGCGGACGTCCACCGGTTTCAGCTTCACGACTGGGCCGAGCGCGGCGCGGGCGGCAAGAACGTGATGTTCGAATTCGCCAACAACTCCCTGTGCGCGCACATCTCCGAGTTCCCGGTGGGCACCTACAAGAAGGCCCACCGGCACGGCCCGGGAGCGCACGTGATCATCCTGGAGGGCGAAGGATTCTCGATGATGTGGCCCGACGGCGCGGAAGATTTCACCGACATCCCGTGGCATCCCGGCACGATGTTCGTCCCCCCCGGGCTGTGGTGGCACCAGCACTTCAACACGGGCCCCACGCCCGCCCGGTACCTGGCGATCCGGTGGGGCGGCGCCAAGTGGAAGGTGGCGCGCTATCTGGACATCCAGGGGGTGGACAAGAGCAAGAAGGACGGGGGCAACCAGATCGAGTACGAGGACCAAGACCTCCGCATTCACCGGACGTTTGCCGAGCGTTGCGCCGCGCGCCATGTGCCGGTGCGGATGGACGGCTTCTCGGTACGCGTCTGA
- a CDS encoding HoxN/HupN/NixA family nickel/cobalt transporter, whose translation MIRKAHTAWLGYGGAVLGLHIVGVMALLPAARAHPSLLGIGFLAYTLGLRHAFDADHITAIDNTVRKLARQDRTPLGVGFYFSLGHSTVVFLMVLATALLARWAQHALPHLQALGGLIGTTVSGGFLVLIGLLNLFIWVDIYLIFQQMRRGAHDAEGLEQLLLSRGLIARIASPLFRLISRSWHVYPLGFLFGLGFDTASEVALLALSAGAAASALPVWEILALPVLFAAGMSLMDTADGVFMATAYRWAFATPLRKIYYNLTVTGLSVVAALLIGLIELTQVLARTLGLTAGIWGRLQALDLGRIGYLLVGLFILTWSCSYGAWRFLRIEERVG comes from the coding sequence GTGATCAGAAAGGCACACACCGCGTGGCTGGGGTACGGCGGCGCGGTCCTGGGCTTGCACATCGTGGGGGTGATGGCGCTGCTCCCCGCCGCCCGCGCACACCCGTCGCTCCTCGGCATCGGGTTCCTCGCCTACACGCTGGGGTTGCGGCACGCGTTCGACGCGGACCACATCACGGCGATCGACAACACCGTGCGCAAGCTGGCCCGGCAGGACCGAACGCCGTTGGGGGTGGGGTTCTACTTCTCGCTCGGCCACTCCACGGTCGTGTTCCTGATGGTCCTCGCCACGGCGCTGCTGGCCCGCTGGGCGCAGCACGCCCTCCCGCACCTTCAGGCGCTGGGCGGGCTGATCGGCACCACCGTGTCCGGTGGGTTCCTCGTGCTCATCGGCCTGCTCAACCTCTTCATCTGGGTCGACATCTATCTGATCTTTCAGCAGATGCGCCGCGGCGCGCACGATGCGGAGGGACTCGAGCAGCTGCTGTTGTCCCGCGGGCTCATCGCGCGCATCGCCAGCCCGCTGTTCCGGTTGATCAGCCGCAGTTGGCACGTCTACCCGCTCGGGTTTCTCTTTGGGCTGGGGTTTGACACGGCGAGCGAGGTTGCCCTCTTGGCGCTGTCGGCGGGGGCGGCGGCCAGCGCGCTGCCGGTGTGGGAGATCTTGGCGCTCCCCGTGCTGTTTGCGGCGGGGATGAGCCTGATGGACACGGCCGACGGCGTGTTCATGGCGACGGCGTACCGCTGGGCGTTCGCGACGCCGCTCCGGAAGATCTACTACAACCTCACGGTCACCGGCCTCTCGGTCGTCGCGGCGCTCCTCATCGGCCTGATCGAGCTGACCCAGGTCCTCGCCCGAACCCTCGGACTGACCGCCGGGATCTGGGGGCGGCTGCAGGCGCTCGATCTGGGACGGATCGGGTACCTGCTGGTGGGGCTGTTCATCCTCACGTGGTCGTGCTCGTACGGTGCGTGGAGATTCCTGCGGATCGAAGAACGCGTCGGCTGA
- a CDS encoding iron ABC transporter permease: protein MRADSPMLPRARPAIARWRDPALLTAVGAAIVLAYLSLYPSAMLFYGSLTTAPLGQAGRLSFGNYVAAYTDPQMFAVLFNSFVFALGASILSVGLAATLAWVTVRTNAPWRGVFELTAIVPNVLPPLLIAISWTLLASPSIGLFNVALRAVVPVARGPLNIYSLPGLIFVEGLILAPLAFLILSGALRNMDSALEESARTAGAGHWQVIRTVTLPLMRPAILAAGTLNFVRALESFDTPAIIALPARIELFTTKIFREALAAYPPNYNLAATYGVSLLVVALVFVALYRRLTSHVEAFATVTGRGFQSHLIDLGPWRFAAAAAAGAIVILLAVLPMAMLVFMSILPYFQAPSFEALRHATLAHYGQILHNDRVYRAVMHSLFLAVGGATVAMGMSALVAYLTVKTKVAGRGILEGLTFLPWAFPGTAFAIGLLWAYVRLPLPIYGTIWILLIGYVTRFLPYGLRSVTSTIIQIHREMEEAAWASGAGFGTTFRRILVPLMRSGIVAGWILLATIFMREFSLSVFLYTPASEPVGPLMYYLWLDGQTGSVGALGVLVSVISAGLIILARRSSRGNR, encoded by the coding sequence ATGAGGGCCGATTCCCCCATGCTCCCTCGGGCCCGGCCAGCCATCGCGCGCTGGCGCGACCCCGCGCTGCTCACCGCGGTCGGCGCGGCGATCGTCCTCGCCTACCTCAGCCTGTACCCGTCCGCCATGCTCTTCTACGGCAGCCTCACCACGGCTCCGCTGGGGCAGGCCGGCCGGCTTTCCTTTGGCAACTACGTCGCCGCGTACACCGATCCCCAGATGTTTGCCGTTCTGTTCAACTCGTTCGTCTTTGCCCTCGGCGCTTCGATCCTCTCCGTCGGGCTCGCCGCCACGCTGGCCTGGGTGACGGTGCGGACGAACGCGCCGTGGCGGGGAGTGTTCGAGTTGACCGCGATCGTGCCCAACGTGCTGCCCCCGCTGCTAATCGCGATCTCCTGGACGCTCCTCGCCAGCCCGTCGATCGGCCTCTTCAACGTTGCGCTGCGGGCCGTCGTCCCTGTGGCCCGGGGGCCCCTCAACATCTATTCCCTGCCCGGTCTGATTTTCGTCGAGGGGTTGATTCTCGCTCCGCTCGCCTTTCTAATTCTGAGCGGCGCCCTGCGGAACATGGATTCGGCGCTGGAGGAGTCGGCGCGCACCGCCGGGGCCGGCCACTGGCAGGTCATCCGCACGGTGACGCTCCCGCTGATGCGGCCGGCGATCCTGGCCGCGGGGACGCTCAACTTCGTCCGGGCGCTCGAAAGCTTTGACACCCCCGCGATCATCGCCCTCCCCGCCCGGATCGAGCTGTTCACCACGAAGATCTTCCGCGAGGCCCTCGCCGCCTATCCCCCCAACTACAACCTCGCCGCGACGTACGGGGTGAGCCTGCTGGTCGTGGCCCTGGTGTTTGTGGCCCTGTACCGTCGATTGACCTCGCACGTCGAGGCGTTCGCCACGGTCACCGGCCGAGGGTTTCAGTCGCACCTGATCGATCTGGGGCCGTGGCGGTTCGCCGCCGCCGCCGCGGCCGGGGCCATCGTCATCCTGCTGGCCGTGCTGCCGATGGCGATGCTCGTCTTCATGTCGATCCTGCCCTACTTTCAGGCCCCGAGCTTCGAGGCGCTCCGGCACGCCACCCTCGCGCACTATGGCCAGATCCTCCACAACGACCGGGTGTACCGCGCGGTGATGCACAGCCTCTTCCTGGCGGTCGGGGGGGCCACCGTGGCGATGGGGATGTCGGCGCTCGTCGCCTACCTCACGGTCAAGACCAAGGTCGCCGGCCGGGGCATCTTGGAAGGGCTGACGTTTCTCCCCTGGGCGTTTCCCGGCACGGCCTTTGCCATCGGCCTGCTGTGGGCGTACGTTCGGCTGCCGCTGCCGATCTACGGCACGATCTGGATCCTCCTGATCGGGTACGTGACGCGGTTTCTCCCCTACGGCCTGCGCTCCGTGACGAGCACGATCATCCAGATCCACCGGGAGATGGAGGAGGCGGCGTGGGCGAGTGGGGCCGGATTCGGGACAACGTTCCGGCGGATCCTCGTGCCCCTGATGCGGTCGGGGATCGTGGCCGGGTGGATCCTGCTGGCCACGATTTTCATGCGCGAGTTCAGCCTGTCCGTGTTCCTCTACACCCCCGCCTCCGAGCCTGTCGGGCCCCTCATGTACTACCTCTGGCTGGACGGACAGACGGGCTCGGTGGGTGCGCTGGGGGTGCTGGTGAGCGTGATTTCGGCGGGGCTCATCATCCTCGCCCGCCGCTCCAGCCGCGGGAACAGGTGA
- a CDS encoding ethanolamine ammonia-lyase reactivating factor EutA, translated as MHEDDQEHIHLGGDADPAVYVGEHIRLRSAGIDIGSSTSHLVFSELVLTRQGRYLSSRYQVVQRDVRFRSRVILTPYASASQIDTAAVARFIEEAYREAEISRSEIDTGAVITTGEAAMKENAAPLIQLFAADAGKFVCATAGPHLESLLAAHGSGAAALSREPGHPTVLNVDIGGGTTKFAVCQKGAVVETGAIHVGARLLAWDRGGALRRAEAQGRAFARRAGVEIALGEAVPPRALDAVADRMADLIIGVIDGKRLDGGGDFWITERLQSPGPFSHLVFSGGVAEYVYGTEAAEFGDLGPRLARALRTRCRGRIVLEPRERIRATCIGASQYTVQVSGNTIFLSDAEVLPVRNVPVAAVRGLGTPSREGVADAVRRALRRLDLQDGPDRFALAIHWHHGPQYAALSELCQGIVAALPEAVGTRRPLLLVIDADVAGLVGRMLREECGVVGPLACIDQVALREFDYVDIGGIMPDQYVVPVVVKSLVFH; from the coding sequence ATGCACGAAGACGACCAGGAGCACATCCACCTGGGGGGGGACGCGGACCCCGCCGTTTACGTCGGGGAGCACATCCGCCTGCGCAGCGCCGGGATCGACATCGGATCATCGACGTCCCACCTGGTCTTCTCGGAACTGGTCTTGACCCGCCAAGGCCGCTATCTCTCCAGCCGCTACCAGGTGGTTCAACGGGACGTCCGGTTCCGCTCCCGCGTGATCCTGACGCCGTACGCGTCGGCCTCGCAGATCGACACCGCGGCCGTGGCGCGGTTCATCGAGGAGGCCTACCGCGAGGCCGAGATCTCCCGCTCGGAGATCGACACCGGCGCCGTGATCACGACCGGCGAGGCGGCGATGAAAGAAAACGCCGCGCCGCTCATCCAGTTGTTCGCCGCGGACGCGGGCAAGTTCGTCTGCGCCACCGCCGGGCCCCACCTGGAAAGCCTGCTCGCGGCGCACGGCTCGGGGGCGGCCGCGCTCTCCCGGGAACCCGGGCATCCGACGGTGCTCAACGTGGACATCGGCGGGGGCACCACAAAATTTGCGGTCTGCCAGAAGGGCGCGGTGGTAGAAACGGGAGCCATCCACGTCGGCGCGCGCCTCTTGGCGTGGGACCGAGGCGGCGCGCTGCGGCGGGCCGAGGCGCAGGGCCGGGCGTTCGCCCGGCGGGCCGGCGTGGAGATCGCCCTGGGCGAGGCGGTGCCGCCGCGGGCGCTCGACGCGGTGGCCGACCGGATGGCCGACCTCATCATTGGGGTGATCGACGGGAAGCGTCTCGACGGCGGGGGCGACTTCTGGATTACGGAGCGCCTCCAGTCACCCGGCCCCTTCTCGCACCTCGTCTTCTCCGGCGGGGTGGCCGAGTACGTGTACGGAACCGAGGCGGCGGAGTTTGGGGACTTGGGGCCGCGTCTGGCCCGGGCGTTGCGCACCCGCTGCCGGGGCCGGATCGTCCTCGAGCCCCGCGAGCGGATCCGCGCCACCTGCATCGGGGCTTCCCAGTACACCGTGCAGGTCAGCGGCAACACGATCTTTCTCTCCGACGCGGAGGTGCTGCCGGTCCGAAACGTCCCCGTCGCCGCCGTGCGCGGACTGGGGACCCCCTCACGCGAAGGGGTGGCCGACGCCGTCCGCCGGGCGCTGCGGCGGCTCGATCTCCAAGACGGCCCGGACCGGTTTGCGCTGGCCATCCACTGGCACCACGGACCCCAGTACGCCGCCCTGTCCGAGTTGTGCCAGGGGATCGTCGCCGCGCTGCCGGAGGCGGTGGGCACCCGCCGCCCCCTGCTGCTCGTCATCGACGCGGACGTCGCCGGCCTGGTCGGGCGGATGCTCCGGGAGGAATGCGGTGTCGTCGGGCCGCTGGCCTGCATCGATCAGGTGGCGCTGCGCGAGTTCGATTACGTGGACATCGGCGGCATCATGCCCGACCAGTACGTCGTGCCGGTCGTGGTGAAGAGCCTGGTCTTCCACTAA
- a CDS encoding FadR/GntR family transcriptional regulator, whose protein sequence is METAKTFHPVRLARASAEIVQQIKTRIFAGQLAAGDQLPSEKDLAEQFALSRITVRDALRVLESEGLIEIKVGARGGAFVAKPTAQRVSESLTTLLRLQQITIVELTEARLAVEPYVAALAAKRATAADIAAMGQAIEDARAGREAGDPRFMPHSVAFHIALADAAKNQVLRFTVNSFRTPFYEALAHLPAAAMAGRAIADHQSILQAIKARDAQRARRLMHKHLTYFAERVGGTSALKGAYATWPSQTGR, encoded by the coding sequence GTGGAGACCGCGAAGACCTTCCACCCCGTCCGCCTCGCCCGCGCCTCGGCCGAGATTGTCCAGCAGATCAAGACGCGCATCTTCGCCGGCCAGCTCGCCGCCGGGGATCAACTCCCTTCGGAAAAGGATCTCGCCGAGCAGTTCGCCCTGAGCCGCATCACGGTCCGCGACGCGCTCCGCGTGCTGGAATCCGAGGGGCTGATCGAGATCAAGGTCGGGGCGCGCGGCGGCGCCTTCGTCGCCAAGCCGACCGCCCAGCGGGTCAGCGAATCGCTGACGACCTTGCTCCGCCTTCAACAGATCACCATCGTGGAATTGACCGAGGCCCGGCTGGCCGTGGAGCCGTACGTCGCCGCGCTGGCCGCCAAGCGGGCCACGGCGGCGGACATCGCCGCGATGGGGCAGGCCATCGAGGACGCCCGCGCCGGGCGCGAGGCGGGAGATCCCCGCTTCATGCCCCACAGTGTCGCCTTTCACATCGCGCTCGCGGACGCAGCCAAGAACCAGGTCCTCCGCTTCACGGTCAACTCGTTCCGGACCCCGTTCTACGAGGCCCTGGCTCACCTGCCGGCCGCGGCGATGGCCGGGCGGGCGATCGCCGACCACCAAAGCATCTTACAGGCGATCAAGGCCCGCGACGCGCAGCGCGCCCGGCGGCTGATGCACAAGCACCTCACCTACTTCGCCGAGCGCGTCGGCGGGACGAGCGCGCTCAAGGGCGCGTACGCAACGTGGCCGTCGCAGACCGGCCGGTAG